The Methanosarcina barkeri str. Wiesmoor DNA segment CAGCAGGCAGACTTGATATCCCTGCAATTGTCGTAACCGGAGGGCCTATGCTTCCTGGTTATGTCGATGACAAATATACAGACCTGATCTCGGTTTTCGAAGGAGTGGGTGCTTACAGCACAGGCAAACTCTCAGAACGTGATCTTAAAAGGCTTGAAAATCTTTCCTGTGGAGGAGCCGGATCCTGTGCAGGGATGTTTACCGCAAACACTATGGCCTGTGTAACCGAAGCACTTGGTCTGAGCCTTCCAGGCTGTGCAACTGCTCACGCAGTGGATGCAAAAAAGGCCCGCATTGCCAAGGAATCCGGTGAGCGTATCGTCGAAATGGTAAAAGAGAACCTGACTCCCAGAAAGATTGTCACTTTTAAGTCTTTTGAAAACGCCATAATGGTAGACATGGCAGTCGGAGGGAGCACAAATACCACTCTGCACCTTCCTGCCCTTGCCCACGAATTCGGGCTGAATCTTCCTCTTGAAAAATTTGATGAATTGAGCAGAGAAACCCCTCACCTGATATCGCTTCGCCCTGGCGGCCCTAATTTTATGCTACACTTTGACAGGGCAGGCGGGGTTCAGGCAGTCATGCAGAGGCTTTCCTCCAAACTTCACCTGGATCAGCTTACAGTAAATGGCAAGACTATCGGGGAAAACTTGAACGAGTTTGAGATTATTAACCCGAAGCTCAATAAAGAGATAATTGCAACTCTTGAAAAGCCTATACATGCCGAAGGAGGAATTGCAGTCCTTAAAGGCAACCTTGCCCCTAACGGTTCGGTCGTAAAACAGGCAGCTGTTGACCCTAAAATGCGCGTTCATACAGGCCCTGCCAAAGTTTATGACTGTGAAGAAGATGCTATGGAAAATATCCTTGCAGGCAATGTAAAACCTGGAGATATTGTAGTTATCCGCTACGAAGGCCCGAAAGGAGGGCCTGGAATGAGGGAAATGCTTGCGGCTACAGCCGCAATAGGAGGTATGGGCCTGCTGGAGTCAGTTGCTCTGGTAACTGACGGACGCTTTTCAGGAGGCACACGTGGGCCATGTATAGGACATATCTCTCCCGAAGCAAGCGAAGGAGGGCCAATTGCCCTGGTAAAAGATGGGGATATGATAGAGATTAATATTCCTGAAAGAGTTCTGAACCTTAAAGTCTCAGAAGAAGAGCTTGAGCAAAGAAAGGCGGCATTCGTACCTCCAAAAAAGGAAGTTACAGGCTACCTTGCAAGGTACCAGCGTTCCGTTCACTCTGCAAATACAGGCGGAATAGTGGACTGAGCTTTCTATGGTTATTTAATAACTTTATCTTCGGAGGGTTTCGTCCTTCCTCTTTTTTAATTTTCTCCAGGCTTTAAATTCACTGTTCTTGAAGAACTCGAAGTTCTATAAGTTCGTTATGTTCTTGAAACTCTGGAGAATTTGTGAAGGAATTTATGAATATCTTCATTTCGGCTAAACTCTACAACATGCCCTTGTACGTGGAAAACTGCATGTGACCAGCACGGTTCTTAAAGAGCATATATGCAACAAGTGTGCCAGTAGCAGGACAAGCATCACATCTGACCCTGAAGATATCCGGACATTTAAATGAAAATCATTGAATGAATAAGTGGAACTCTTTCTAGAAAAAGAGACTACGAAAATAACTATGTAATTCTGCTTTCCGGCAGAACTTCAAACCAGATACAAAACAGAAAAATATAATACCTAAATTAGTCCTCTTCAACGAACGAAGAATAGTTTCTTTTACCTGCAAATAAGTCACCTTGGCTTAGCTCAAATCTTCTCATAATTCAGCCATCTTGAGCGCAACCATTACGATGTTGATCTTGTCGTCACTGAGATTTTCGGTCAAGCCTTTTTTCAAAGGGGTTGTGATCACACCGATAAGGTTTGGGGATAAGGGTCTCAAACCTAACCGTTACTCGGCTTTTCACTCAAGCATTTTTTAAAGACTTGTGAACAACAGTGTATTCAAAAGGCTTGCGGACAACAGTGTATTCAAAAGGCTTACAGGCAAGCAATTTTTTAAAAGGCTTGATTTATTCATGTGGTATTTGGGTAATCCGAGTAGAATTCCTGAGCAACTCATCAAAAAGCTCACTTCCAAACTGAAGAGCTAAAGGCTCGTAACCTATCAGGCTTTCTCTATCGAAATGCTTCTGACTTTTTGGGAATAGGGAAATCATGACAAATCTGTCGGTTACGGTAAGATTTGCAATCTGGAGTTCTCCTAAGTAGAGGAAAAGCTTCACATTTTTAAAAACCAGCATATTCTGGAGGTCTTCGAGGTAATCCTTAGAATAGTACTCAAAAACAGGTCCAGACATAAGAAAAGAAAGCTTGACTCCATCTCTGGCAAGTTCCTGACACATCGAAATGAGCGAGGGATCAAAATAGGCTATACATTCAAGAATACTACTCGATTTAGAGAGGTTTTCAACAATCTCCGGATCAAGCTCAAACATCCTGTCCAGATCTGGCTGAATCAGTTTACACTTACCGAGTTCTCCAAGCCGCATTCGGAAAGAAGGAGGAATTCCCTGAAAATTTCTTTCAACCCAATAATCAAAATTGTCCTCAAAGACGTCAATTATGCTGACGAGAGGCTGCATCTTTTCAACAAGGACCTTCCCTATAAGTGAGAGGCTGTAGTTTTTGTCTTCCTGAACAACCAGGGATTTTTCTTTTAATTTTTTAATCTGAGGTAAAATGGCAGTGGACGTTACCGCAAGGGCTTCCTTGATCTCATCTATATTTTTCGGCCCGTCTTTCAGAAAGAGCAATAAATGCTTTCGCTTGTCGGAAAGAAAAATCAACTCTAGAAGTTCTAATTGCAACCCTTCAGTCTCCTGTTGAATTTTATATAGCTAAAGAGATAAGAGCTGTCAAAGGTATATAAGTTACTACTGTTTTCAACTTTATAAGCAAATAACTTTTAAAAGTATTAGTTTATTAACTGTATTGATCAAATAGACTGAAAAAGTTTTCTAAAAAAGTTACCCCTGTTTCGCCTTAATTCAGAATTAAACAAAAAATAAAGAGTAAATGAAAAACTACCAATTTTATAAAAGTAGTATAAAAGAGATAATAATTAAAAAACATACAGAGTCTCCCCGCCCTGGAAAGTTCACGCTACTTTCCAGGATCAGGGAACCTATTCAGGCTCCTTAAATTTAATATTTAAGCCGGAATCTAGATAATAAAGGACATTTTCAAAGATTTGAAACTATTTATATGACTTTACCTGCACTCAAGAACCAGAAATTCCTAGTCTGATACTGATTCAGGCAGAAGCTTCTTTGGTCAGGATATAAGCAACCATCTCAGGATTGAGTTTGCTCTCCCTTGCAACCTTTTCTTCTATTCTTTCAGCAGGTGTCCCCTCAGATTTTAGCTCCCTTATTTTCTCAATGACTGAGGAAGGAATACTGTAGTATTCGTTAATATCCTTCCTGTGGCCCCAGACGTCGCCTTCGATAAGCTGGATCCTCTGCATCTCAAGGAACATTTCTATAGATTTCGAAACCGTGCGCCTATAAGATTTGGGCAACTGAATTACCTCAATTTTCGGACAGGTTTCAACGAGTGCAAAAATATCCTTGTTCGAAGGCCTGAAGGCCAGATGAACAACACGCTCATTAGGATTGAGAGTAAATATTTCCTCTCTAGAACTAACTACTCTAATCTTCATATATGTGATTCCCCCACTATAAAGTTCTTGTTTTTTACCTCAATATAAACTACTTATACTTATTATAAATATTTATCTACCCGCGCTTTTAATTTTTACGTAGTTACCAAGTCTTCGATATCCGTTTTAGTCCTCATAAAGGCCGGTAAAAGCCTGGAAAGAATAAGACCTGCAAAAATAATCATAACTCAGAAATTTTAGTCCTTGCGAGGATTTTCTCAGCAAAGAAATAAAAGAAAAAAACAAAAACCTGTTTCTGAAAGTGCTCCCTGAAAATGCTCCCTAAATGTACTCCTGAAAGACTCCAAACACAGAGATACTATACTCATGAAGTTTGAGAAATATTCTAGCAATAAAACATTGCGAGTATAACCATCCAGTACCGCAAAATCCGGAAAGAAAAACCACCCTGCTATTATATAATACTTGATGTCAGGTCATCTGGCAGCTTCATACTTCATAGGAAGAGCTAGAAATCCAGAAATTAAAAACAAAAACAGGAAATAATTTTGGAAGAAAGATATTCTTTGAGACATACAATTGCCCCAGAAAAGAAAAAAATAAGGACCGAAGTTACCTCATACTGGAAAAGTAAGGTATCAGCCTACTGCTTATATCTTTTTCCGATTACCTATTAGCACAAACTTTACGATAAACTTCTAATTTCTGACCTCCTTTAAATAAAAAATTATTAGGAGATTCGGCATTTGGTCAGTTGAATATGTTATCACTTTAGAATCCTGAACTAAGAATACGATTTTTCGGACTTTTTTTCCAAAAAGATCGGAGTTTCTATTCCTTACAGACTTTTTTAGCTCCTGAAAGACACATATAGAGAATTGAAGATAAGAAAGAGTAGGAGTGGCAAGCAATTGACGGTGCTATGACAAAAGCACTATTAGGTGTACCAGGACCGGAGCTAATCCAGCTAATCATAGCAAAAAAGGTACAAAAAGGAGTATTTTAACAGATGGTAAAGGTATACCACTTTAAATAACTGTTGATGGAGCAAATCGTCACGATAAAAAGCTTGTAAAAAGGACATTAGATGCCATTATTGTTGAAAGACTTTCTCCAGATGAGGAAATTCAGAATATGTGTATGGATAAAGGATATAATTTTCCTGATATCAGAGGATTGGTCAAAGAAGATGGTTATACTGCCTGGTTATAATACCCATATCAAAAGTCGTGGAGAAGAAAACATCAGAATAGAGATACCATGTTTTAGGGCAAGAAAGTGGGTTGTAGAAAGGGCACATTCATGGCTAAATAGATTCATAAGACTGCTTATAAGATGGGAAAAGAAAATTGAGAATTATCTTGCTATGCTTCATTTCGCATGTGCATGAATAACATTCAGAACAGCAGGATTTTTCGGATAGGTTCTAAGTAAGAAATAATATTTTTGAGAGAATATCTTCCAGTAGATATTGGAATTTTTTTTCATACTCTTACTTCAGTATTTACGCGAAGTGGGATGATTTCACCTGATTGAGGATCTTCATAGTATAATCTTATAACTACTGTAGAGAACTGATGAGGTATCTCAATTTTAACTGTATTTTCAATTTGTTTATCGATAATTACTTTAAACATATACTCTTTTTTTTCTCGAGAGAACTTTAAACTTAAAGGACGAGATCGTACCAAATCACTTTTAGGTTCCAGAGTATACGTCTCATTTATTATTAATTTGTTATGCTGATCAGTTACTTGAATTTCCACTTCATGACTCTTAACGTCATGATTATGTATACTTAAAAAATGTGCTGGAGGCCCATTAATTATAAACAGAAAAAATATATAAAAAAATAGAGTAATTATAAAAAGAACTGTCACAATGATAAATTTATTCTTAATTTTAATAGCCAATTACCTCATCCTCTAGAGTTTCATATTTCTAATAAATACACTTAGGTTCTAAAGTTTCATATTTCGAGCCTGTCCCAAAAGCCACTATATTATCAATAGTTGGGAATTTTCAGAATCGTTTTCATGATCTTGAGCTTGATTGATTATTCAAAATACAAGGCTCAAAAAGCAACTTTTAAGTTTTGGGATGAGCTCTTCCAATAAATACACTTAGGTTCTAAACAACTAATATTTAGTAACGGCTTCTAAGCAATTATATTCAATCAATTAAACTTCTTAACAAAAACCCTATTATATTTTAAAGATTTCATGACTTATATTATGAAATCTGAATGCATAAATATTGCTCTTAAATTATTTAATTAAGTAAGAGTAAACAATGAGCTTATCCCAAAACCAGCTTTATACTCAAAATTGATAGAAGTTTCAGAACAATTTCCTGTGATCAAAACGTGATCAAAAACTTATTGATTATTCTGAATTCCAGATTCGGAAAAGCAGTTTTGAGTTATGGGATAAGCTCAATAAGTAATCTTCAATGCGCTCAATTGTCTAATCTAAATTAATATTTAGGTGAGTAGAGCCAAATAAATATTTTATATAGTGTGAAAAAATTTAAAAAAATAAATAAGTTAATTAATTCGATTTTCTTATTTTTAGAAATCTAATTAGATAATGGTCTTACCAGATTTTTAGGTTGCGTACACACATCTCACTATGTCATAACCAAAACCATCTTTACCTTTAAAAATCCAAACTGGTTTATAGTAAGATTGTTCAGCACCAGTTGTTTCTGAGTAATATCCAATTTCAATCTTGTTAATTTCAATCGGATACTTTTCAGGTCCTGCTAAATCTTCAATGACCTCGTACTGCTTTAATTTCTCGATCGCAGAGTCTGCATCAATAATTGATATTTCACCGGCTTTTTCGACTTCTCTCCAAGTCTTAAAGAAATAAACAATCTCCTCTTTTTCTCCAATGCAGACTTCCATTGAGTCCCCAGGTCCAACAACCGGGTACCCATCGAGGTTTCGATTATATGATACTCTCACAAACACAGGTGCCTCTTTTTCAACAATACTTGTGTTTTCATTTATTGTTTTGATAGTATATTCATCCAGATAACTTATGTAAGCTCCTTCGGGCAAGCAGCTACGTTTCTTAAGGAACTCATTTGCGATTTTGACAGCTTTCTCTTCAGAAGGAAGAGATTCTCTAGGAGTAATCACCTTATCTACGTTTTCATGGATTTTATCTTCCTTGATCACCTTATAATAAGGAAGAGTTTCTTCCACATCGGGAGCTGAGGCATTGATTATAATTTCATTATACGATCCACAAACCTTGTTTTCTACCGTATCAGGGAAAACTTCATTACTTGCCTCTGAATTTGCTACCAAATGAATAGTGCATACCCCTAGAACAAGCATTAGAAATGTTAATGAGACAATTTTATTCAAATTAACACCTCCAAGAACCATATGCATACAAAGAATCATCTGGATATTCATCTGGTTGCATGGTACCCTGACCATTTAGGTGATCATAAACATACTGATTATCGGTATCTGCTATCATAGCAGCTCTTACAGGTGATTCAAATGTTTCCACTGTAGCAAACCACCAAGCATCACAGATTTCGTCATCATCATCTATTGTATATGTAAAAAATTTATCGACCAGTTCTTCATTTGTGAAGGCTTCTGTAGTAAAACCTAAAATTCCATGTGAATATTCTAAAGCGCCAGCCCAATCGTTGTAATCATCCAAAATATGGCAACTATGCAGAAGAACCCATTCATTATTATTGTCCCATTTTTTATATACATCTTGAGCTCTCACGTCATTATAGTTGTATCCTGGAAGCCAATTGTACAAAGCAATTTCTGTTCCAATATCGTCCACTCCATGTCCTAAATGATAGTGAAAATCTGCATCATCAAGTCCCTGGTAGCCACTATCAAGTGTCCCAAAATCTGTC contains these protein-coding regions:
- a CDS encoding DUF6345 domain-containing protein produces the protein MDRYKIVCKIMIFVCICTFATQTASAYSYSVTIIENYSVLNSLAPHGTENYGIVENWLHDVAGWNEYFYDSETNVDETDFGTLDSGYQGLDDADFHYHLGHGVDDIGTEIALYNWLPGYNYNDVRAQDVYKKWDNNNEWVLLHSCHILDDYNDWAGALEYSHGILGFTTEAFTNEELVDKFFTYTIDDDDEICDAWWFATVETFESPVRAAMIADTDNQYVYDHLNGQGTMQPDEYPDDSLYAYGSWRC
- a CDS encoding winged helix-turn-helix domain-containing protein, with protein sequence MQLELLELIFLSDKRKHLLLFLKDGPKNIDEIKEALAVTSTAILPQIKKLKEKSLVVQEDKNYSLSLIGKVLVEKMQPLVSIIDVFEDNFDYWVERNFQGIPPSFRMRLGELGKCKLIQPDLDRMFELDPEIVENLSKSSSILECIAYFDPSLISMCQELARDGVKLSFLMSGPVFEYYSKDYLEDLQNMLVFKNVKLFLYLGELQIANLTVTDRFVMISLFPKSQKHFDRESLIGYEPLALQFGSELFDELLRNSTRITQIPHE
- a CDS encoding DUF1699 family protein — its product is MKIRVVSSREEIFTLNPNERVVHLAFRPSNKDIFALVETCPKIEVIQLPKSYRRTVSKSIEMFLEMQRIQLIEGDVWGHRKDINEYYSIPSSVIEKIRELKSEGTPAERIEEKVARESKLNPEMVAYILTKEASA
- the ilvD gene encoding dihydroxy-acid dehydratase codes for the protein MRSDIIKEGPERAPNRSLLKATGVTDSEMRKPFIAVVNSWNDIIPGHIHLNKLAEAVKAGIRNAGGVPFEFHTIGVCDGIAMGHEGMKYSLPSREVIEDTIELMVKAHQFDGIVLIPTCDKIVPGHLMAAGRLDIPAIVVTGGPMLPGYVDDKYTDLISVFEGVGAYSTGKLSERDLKRLENLSCGGAGSCAGMFTANTMACVTEALGLSLPGCATAHAVDAKKARIAKESGERIVEMVKENLTPRKIVTFKSFENAIMVDMAVGGSTNTTLHLPALAHEFGLNLPLEKFDELSRETPHLISLRPGGPNFMLHFDRAGGVQAVMQRLSSKLHLDQLTVNGKTIGENLNEFEIINPKLNKEIIATLEKPIHAEGGIAVLKGNLAPNGSVVKQAAVDPKMRVHTGPAKVYDCEEDAMENILAGNVKPGDIVVIRYEGPKGGPGMREMLAATAAIGGMGLLESVALVTDGRFSGGTRGPCIGHISPEASEGGPIALVKDGDMIEINIPERVLNLKVSEEELEQRKAAFVPPKKEVTGYLARYQRSVHSANTGGIVD